Proteins encoded within one genomic window of Paramisgurnus dabryanus chromosome 13, PD_genome_1.1, whole genome shotgun sequence:
- the prpf3 gene encoding U4/U6 small nuclear ribonucleoprotein Prp3, producing MSLPKREVDELRPWVERTVKKVLGFSEPTVVTAALHCVGKGLDKRKTTDQLRPFLDDSASSFVERLFEALEESKNSRGNKSSGEKNRKRELKEVFGDEVEGGKDGASVESAVKKKRVPRFEEVEEPAVLPGPPTESPGMLTKMQIKQMMEAATRQIEERKKQLSFVAPVPIAQPRLPLSTPQTDSSAARSMLSAAGSAQSIAPSQAANFMNDAIEKARKAAELQAKIQSTLSQKPGILGALNNTGSQNLVALANLHAMGIAPPKVEPREITKPTPLILDELGRTVDASGREIELTHRMPTLKANIRAVKREQFRQQLKEKPTDDLESTSYFDPRVPLVPAQRAKKGFKFHEQGRFEKIAQRIRTKSQLEKLQMEIAQAAKKTGIQASTKLALIAPKKELGEGEIPRIEWWDSYILPYHVNLSVEMNLDGIELHGVTNLVEHPIQMAPPVDTDTAVTLGVYLTKKEQKKLRRQTRREGQKELQEKVRLGLMPPPEPKVRISNLMRVLGTEAVQDPTKVEAHVRAQMAKRQKAHEEANAARKLTAEQRKEKKVKKLKEDLSHGVHIAVYRIRNLYNPAKKFKVEANANQLYLTGTVVLHRDVNIVVVEGGPKSQKKFKRLMLNRIKWHEHNSKRDEPEGSDDEGSRKTNKCTLVWEGTAKERSYGEVKFKQCPTESMAREHFKKHGTEHYWDLALSQSVLETTDD from the exons ATGTCTCTGCCCAAGCGTGAGGTAGATGAGCTGAGGCCATGGGTGGAGCGCACAGTGAAGAAAGTCCTTGGATTTTCAGAACCCACTGTGGTGACAGCAGCATTACACTGCGTGGGTAAAGGACTAGACAAGAGAAAAACAACAG ATCAGCTGAGGCCATTTCTCGACGATTCGGCAAGTAGTTTTGTAGAGCGTCTGTTTGAGGCTTTGGAGGAAAGCAAAAATTCTCGTGGCAATAAGAGTTCTGGAGAGAAGAACCGCAAAAGAGAACTAAAG GAGGTGTTTGGAGATGAGGTGGAAGGAGGTAAGGATGGAGCGAGTGTGGAGTCAGCGGTGAAGAAGAAGAGAGTTCCTCGCTTTGAGGAAGTGGAGGAGCCGGCTGTTTTACCTGGACCTCCTACAGAGAGCCCCGGGATGCTTACCAAGATGCAG attaagcAGATGATGGAAGCGGCCACACGGCAGATTGAGGAAAGAAAGAAGCAACTgagttttgtggctcctgttCCCATTGCACAG CCTAGATTGCCGCTGAGTACCCCTCAGACAGACTCTAGTGCTGCACGTTCGATGCTTTCAGCGGCAGGTTCGGCCCAGTCCATCGCCCCCTCCCAGGCTGCTAACTTCATGAACGATGCGATAGAAAAGGCTCGCAAAGCAGCGGAGCTACAGGCTAAGATCCAGTCCACGCTGTCTCAGAAACCAGGGATTTTGGGTGCTTTGAATAACACGGGCTCGCAAAACCTGGTCGCTTTGGCTAACCTGCACGCGATGGGCATTGCACCACC TAAAGTGGAGCCTCGTGAGATTACAAAGCCAACGCCTCTCATTTTGGATGAGCTTGGTAGAACCGTTGACGCCAGTGGAAGAGAAATTGAGCTTACGCATCGCATGCCTACACTGAAAG CAAACATCAGAGCCGTAAAGAGAGAGCAGTTTCGCCAGCAGTTAAAAGAAAAGCCCACTGATGATCTAGAGTCCACATCCTATTTTGACCCACGTGTGCCCCTCGTTCCTGCACAGAGAGCAAAGAAAGGCTTCAAGTTCCATGAACAGGGCCGCTTTGAGAAGATTGCCCAGCGCATACGCACTAAG TCTCAGCTGGAGAAGCTACAAATGGAGATCGCTCAGGCTGCCAAGAAGACGGGCATCCAGGCCTCCACCAAACTGGCACTTATTGCTCCCAAGAAGGAGCTGGGAGAAGGGGAGATTCCTAGAATCGAGTGGTGGGACTCCTACATCCTACCCTATCACGTGAACCT ATCTGTAGAGATGAATTTAGATGGCATTGAGTTGCACGGAGTCACCAACTTGGTTGAGCACCCAATTCAGATGGCCCCTCCAG TGGACACTGATACGGCAGTGACTCTAGGTGTGTATTTGACCAAGAAGGAGCAGAAGAAGTTGAGAAGGCAGACACGCAGAGAAGGACAGAAAGAGCTGCAGGAGAAAGTCCGATTAGGCCTCATGCCTCCACCCGAACCCAAAG TGCGGATCTCTAATCTGATGAGGGTTTTGGGAACGGAGGCTGTGCAGGACCCCACTAAAGTGGAGGCTCATGTTAGAGCACAAATGGCCAAGAGACAGAA GGCCCACGAGGAGGCGAACGCAGCACGTAAACTCACAGCAGAGCAGAGAAAAGAGAAGAAGGTGAAGAAACTGAAGGAGGATTTGAGTCATGGGGTTCACATTGCTGTTTACAG AATTCGAAATCTTTACAATCCAGCCAAGAAGTTCAAGGTGGAGGCCAATGCGAATCAGCTGTACCTCACTGGCACTGTGGTCTTACACAGGGATGTCAACATTGTAGTCGTTGAAGGAG GACCCAAGTCACAAAAGAAGTTCAAACGGCTGATGTTAAATAGGATCAAATGGCATGAGCACAATTCAAAGAGAGACG AGCCTGAAGGTTCAGATGATGAAGGATCCAGGAAGACTAACAAGTGTACTTTGGTTTGGGAG GGTACAGCCAAGGAACGTAGCTACGGGGAGGTTAAGTTTAAACAGTGCCCTACGGAGAGCATGGCTCGGGAACATTTTAAGAAGCACGGCACCGAACATTACTGGGATTTGGCTCTGAGTCAAAGTGTGCTGGAGACGACCGACGACTGA